TCAATTACTGATTCAGGGGCTGCCATCTAAACCTCCTATTATAGCTTGTCGATAAGCATTGAACATTTACCGCTTGGAATCGGTAAAGTCTTTTTCTTCTGATCGAGGATATTTATAGTGAAGTAGTAGAGCTTTTCGCTTTCCATCTGGATTTCCCAGCCGCGCGAACTCTTGTTCGACAGAATTGTGATGAGGTTGCGCTTAAGCGAAAGGTTTTCTATACCCATAATTTCAAGGTTCGGAATAATCCAGTCTACAGTCTTACGAGGAAGGCTGATGGAAAGTCCGATTACGTTTTCAATCATCAAAGCAATTGTTGAAAGGCCTGCTGTAAGAAGATAACGTGAACGTGCATAGTCTTTTTTGTTGATTTTTGCACGGCCTTCTTTATTAGGCATATATGCTTCAAAGAGATCACCAGGCTGCTTGTTTTCATTAGGCATAAGACCTTCAAGAACGTAGTAAAGGTGACGGATTGCACACTCGCGGGCAAACTCGTACTGAGCATATTTTTCAAGACCTTTGATTACCATAAAGTTGAAGGCTGGCATTACAGAACCACAGTAACCGTTTCCGTCTTCGCTGAAGTTAGGGTTATCAACACTGAGGGTTGGGAACGGATGGTCTGTACCAAAAGTCTTAGGATTGTTTAAGTGTTCAACAAGAAGGTCAGCTTTATCAGCATTAGGGATTTCAGCAAGCATTGTCCAGTAAGAAGCAATTGTCTTTACCTTAACCTGCTTTTCATCCTTATCAAGATCGTAGTAGAAACCAGATGCATTATCCCACATCAAAGAATTGATTTTTGTTTTGATTGAGAAGTACATCTTGCGGTACTGGAAGCTGATATCTTTATCATTAAGAATATCACCAAGAGCCGACATATAAGAGGCATTGATAGCCATACATGCGTTGAAATCTACAGGATAGTAAACTTTCTCACGTGGTGAGTTAGTCATTGAAGATGCGCTTACAGGAACTGAATAAAGGCCGTTGTCTTTCTTGAATTTTTCATCAAGCCATGACATATATTTCTGAAGAGCCGGCATTACATCCTTAATGCGCTTTTTGTTAGCTGATTTATGGAAAAGATTATATTCAGCAAAAGCAAACAGAGGGAGACCAACTCCTTCTTTATTATCTTTATCGAGGACAGGCTCATTTGTTTTTACATCATACTTCCAGCGGATTGCTCCAGAAGCTTCCTGACGTTCATAAAAATAATCAATGTTCTTACATGCATCAAAATTTCTATTAGAATATACAAGAAAGAAAGTTGAGAAAATAGATTCGAACTGATTGATAACTAACTTATCCTTTTCTGGATAAATAAATAAGCCCTCTGAGTCCTGCTCTCCGGTTTCCGGGTTAATCCATAATGAAGAAACCCAAGACCAAGTCTTATTATAAATGTCTACAAAATCCTGATCGTAAAAATGGATTTTTGGAAAATCATGCTTATTCACAAGAACTCCTACTTTTTGCGGTTGCTAGCGGTGTCTGAATTTATTTAGTGGATAAAACCGCTACATATAATATAACACACTTTTTTGAAATTTGATAAAAAATTTCGCAAAATTATACAAATTTTTTCTTCATATTCAAGAGGTAAAGGGTGTTTTTTTGAAAAAAATCCATTTTTTCAGATTTTTTACAACTTTTTTCCTCTTTTGGCCAAATTCATTTCCTGAATTCTTCTATCTTTTCCTATTTTATTATGGAGGAAAAATAAATGCAGATTTATTCATTTTCACCCTTTGGTTACGAAGGGGCTCTGGTTACCGTGGAAGTTGATTTGCGGCGCGGTATTCCAGCCACGGATATTGTAGGTCTGGCGGACGGAGCTGTAAAGGAGTCGCGGGAGAGAATGCAGGCAGCAATCAGAAATTCGGGTTTTGAATATCCGGGAGAACGGGTGCTGATAAGCCTGTCTCCTGCAGATTTGAAAAAAGAAGGTGCCGGTTTTGATTTACCGGTGGCATTGGGAGTTCTTGGTGCTAAGGCAATGGAAGATGGTTTTAGTGGCTTTATTGATGAACCGCTGCTTGTAATGGGTGAACTGGAATTATCAGGAAGGATTCGGGCTGTAAAGGGTGTACACGCCGCGGTGTCTACGGCGGCGGCCAGTGGCATTATGCGATGTATAGTTCCTGTTCAGAATGCTGATGAAGCCCGAGAGATTGCAGGAGTTCAGGTTTATGGAGCAGATTCTCTGGAAAATGCTTTCCGCGCAATGAGCGACCCGTCATTTTATGTAGCAAGAAATATGGAAAATGGAGAAAATATGATTCCTCCGGGATGTATAGATCAGGACGGTGTTTTCTTTCCCAAAATTGCACCTGGGTATGAGTTTGCTGAACTAAAAGGTCAAAAGCAGCTGGTAAGAGCCCTTCAGATTGCAGCAGCAGGTGGACATAATCTGATTGCAATGGGAGCGCCCGGCTGTGGTAAAACAATGGCAATTCAGAAGTTTCCGGCTATAAATCCTGTACTTACAACTGATGAAGCACAATCAGTAACAAGAATCTGGTCTCTCGCGGGACTCATAAAACCAAGTGAACCACTGATCAGAATCCCACCTTTCAGAATTCCGCATCAAACAGCGTCCATAGAAGGTATCTGCGGCGGCGGCCCAACCTGCCGTCCCGGAGAAATATCGCTTGCACATAACGGAGTGCTGTTTCTCGATGAAGCCGCCGAGTTCCGCTCGTCTGTTTTACAGATGCTCCGCGTCCCCCTTGAAAACGGTACAATTTCTCTCAGCCGTGCGGGCCGTACTACAGTTTACCCAGCCCGCTTCCAGCTTTTAATGGCCGTGAACCCGTGCCCCTGCGGAAACTACGGTTCTCACTCTAAAATCTGCCTGTGCAGCCTGAAATCCATAGATCAGTACTGGAAAAAGTTTTCTGCACCGCTGCTGGACCGTGTAGACATTCGTGTTTTCGTAGAAAATAAAGCTGAAGAAAACTGCGAGCCGGAAGAACGCCCGGGCCTCACAACAACGGAAGAAATAAGAACAGGAGTAGCCCGCGCCATCAAAGCCCAGCGAAAACGCCAGGGCATAAAAAATGCCCAGCTCTCACCGCAGGAAATCCTAGACTTCTGCGCCCTGGACACCGAAGGCAGAAAATCTCTGGACAACGCCACCCTAAGATACGGCTTCTCCCCAAGAGCAATCGCCTCCTGCCTGAAAGTCGCCCGAACCATAGCCGACATCGCCGCCGCAAAGGACATCGCAAAAGAGCACATGGACGAAGCCATAGATTTCCATAAATTATGTTCTTCATTACCTCCGGAATTATAATTCATCTTTGAGAACTCAGTACTGGAGTGGTGACTTGAACTCGCCAACGATCGAAGATTCGTTAAAAAACAAGCTGCGACAGCAGGTTGGTTTAGAATCATCCATCGTTTGGCGCATTTTATGAGTTAAAAGAAAAATGCTCTGAGTACTCAGAGCATTGAAATCTTACCGGAGTGGTGACTTGAACTAGCCTAAAATTGCAGAACCGTTAAAAAATGGGCTGCGACAGCGGGCCATTTTAGGTTCTACCATCGTATGGCTCATTTAGAATGGGAAACAAAAAAAGGTTCTCTGAACTCAGAGAACCTTATGAGGATACCGGAGAAGAGACTTGAACTCTTACACGATTGCTCGCAACAGATTTTGAGTCTGTCGTGTCTACCATTCCACCACTCCGGCGTGATTTGCTAAATATATCAAAAACATGAGGATAAATCAAGTGCAAATGTGCTATAATAATTATGTGAAAATCGTTGCAACCGCCTTTGAGCACGCCGATCCAGCCATAGTCTTAAAAACCGTTTTTGGCTATGACAGCTTCCGCCCGCTCCAGAAAGATATCATAACTAATGTACTGAAGGGTCATGACACCCTCGCCGTAATGCCGACAGGCGGCGGAAAGTCACTGTGCTATCAGCTGCCGGCCCTTATATTAGAAGGGCTCACTGTAGTTGTTTCACCACTCATCTCACTGATGCAGGATCAGGTCAGCTCCCTCGAAACAGCAGGAATTCATTCTGCCTTTCTTAACAGCTCACTCAGCTGGGAAGATTACTGCCGTGCTACAGACGAAATAAAATCCGGCGAAGTTAAAATTGTTTATGTTTCTCCAGAAGGACTTGCAACTCAACGAATTCGGGAACTGCTTTCAAGCGACACACTCAAAATCAGCTGCATTACAATTGATGAAGCACACTGCGTTTCACAATGGGGTCATGACTTCCGCCCGGATTATCTGGAAATCAAAACTATCCGCCAGTTGTTTCCAAAAGCCGTTATGCTGGCCCTTACCGCAACCGCAACGGAACATGTTCGTATGGATATATGCCAGAATCTTGGCATGAAGAATCCTAAAATCTTTATCTCCAGTTTTAACCGTGAAAATATTTATCTTGAAGTACTCCCAAAACGCAACGCTGTAGAACTGGTAATCAACTGCATCAGAAAGCATGCCGGTGAAAGTGGAATCATATACTGTACGTCACGAAAACAGGTAGACGAACTTGCTGCTACGCTTGATAAAAAAGGTTATTCGGTTCTCCCCTACCATGCAGGTCTGACAGATGATGTCCGCGCTAAAAATCAGGAACTGTTTATCAAAGATGAAGTTCAGATTATCGTAGCTACAATTGCCTTTGGAATGGGAATCAACAAGCCGAACGTACGTTATGTAATCAATTATGATTTACCAAAATCAATAGAAGAATACTATCAGGAAATTGGCCGCGCCGGTCGAGACGGACTTCCTTCAAGTGCGCTGCTGCTTTACAGTGCGCAGGATATTCACAAAATCCGCTGGTTCTTTAAGGAATCTGTTTCTCCAGAAAAGGATGAGTTTCTGCTTCAGGGGATGATTAAATATGCAACCGCGCGAGGCTGCAGGCGAAAAGCCCTTTTACAGTATTTTGGCGAAGTCTATGAGCCGGTCAAAGATTCTACCTGCTGCTGTGATATCTGTTCTGCAGGTGATATCCCTTTACAGGATGTGACAATTCCTGCCCAGAAACTTCTTTGCTGTATCATAAGAACAAATGAACGCTTCGGAGCCGGTTATGTTACAGATGTACTGCTTGGTTCAAACAATCAGAGAATTATTGATAACGGGCATGACAAAATCACAACCTGGGGAATCGGAACTGAATATAACAAATCTGAATGGCTTGAACTGACAGACCTTCTTATTGATGAAGGCTATATAATGAAAACCGGTGAGTACAATGTTCTTGAAGTAACGCCACTCGGTAAAAAATTTATTGCCGCACGAACAGAACTTAAGCTCCCTATGAAACCGGAAGCAATGAGAGTTACAAAGAAAGCAGTTTCAAAAGTTGCCGCTGAAAAACCTGCAGCCAATGACACTCAGGCTGAGGCAATCATTAACAATCTTAAGGCCTGGCGCAAACGTAAGGCTGATGATTTGAATGTTCCTCCATACGTAATTTTCGGTGATAAAACACTTCTGGATCTTGCTGCAAAGAAACCAAAAAACCGACAGGACCTTTTGAATATTTACGGAATTGGCCGCATGAAAGCAGAAGAGTTTGGCCGTTCAATACTGCAGATTATTGAGGAAAGCTGATATCATAAAACTCAATTGAATCTGTCGTTATCAGGCTGCCATTACAGTTTTTGACAGCATCTCGCAGACATTTATTCAGCTCACGAACATTTCCCGGCCAGTTGTATGCTTCCAGACGATTCATTGCTTCATCAGTTATTTTGATATCATCACCCAGATATACGCGAACCATTTCTCGTATATCTTCCTTATGTGAACGCAAGGGCGGAATACGTATTATATGATCGCAGATACGGTAAAACAAAGCATCCAGGAAAGTCCCGTTTTTTAGCATTTTTCCCAGATTTGCATTTGTCGCAAAAATCATTCTGACATCTGCATGCCGTTCTATATTCTCACCAATCCTTTTAAAATTTCCCGTATCCAGGAAAGTCAGAAATATAGACTGCAAAGAAAGGGAAGCAAGCCCAAGTTCATCAACAAATAAAGAGTTTTTATCCGCCGTTTCAAAATGCCCTTTATGATCATAATCAGCATTTGTAAAAGCACCTTTTTTATGACCAAAGAAAGCACTTTCTGCCAGAGATTCGACAATTGTTGAAACACTTACAGCAACTTTTTCTTTTCCGCCCCTGTCAGATAATTCGTGAATTAAACCAGCTGCTGTAGTTTTTCCAGTTCCAGTTTCACCAAGAAGCAGCACAGGTTCTTTAGTACAGGATGCTTCCAGTATCTGTCTTCTGATTTTCTGCATTACATTTGAATTACCGGCAAATAATCCGTCAAAAGAAGCCGGCACAGGCTGATTTAAGGGCTTTTCAAAATTATAATCTTTTTCAGAAGTCTCTACTAAATTGATTACATGAAAACAATAAGCACGGAAATAATCTGTATTGATTGGAAAAGAAAGTGAATAATTAAAGTTGGTTTCCACATAATTCAGAACATGTGTGGAAAGATCCGGTGGTAAAATAAAAATTGAAAAGCTGGAATACTTTTTTCCATATTCCAGACTTTCAGGATTGAAATCATTAAATAAAGAAGCATCAATAAGAAGAAGTGTGGTTTTTGAAGTATTCAGCTCAGAAAAAGCAGAAACAATCGTCAGTTCCATTTCATCTGAGCACATGGCTTCAACGAAATTGATTACATCCTGTCGTTTTGTAACTAAAGACAATCTGACAAAATCGGGAACTTCGGGCACAATCCCTCCATTTCTTCATTTTTTAATTTTTTCTGAATAACCTATACCAAACCAACACAATTATATACCACATGTATGGCAAAAGCAAAAAGATTTTGAACGGGTTATGAAGCACTTCAACAAAGATTTCATGACCTTTATTGAATGTTGATTCCTTTACACGTTTTACGCGCTCAGAGAAAATTCCAAAGGCATCTTTGTAATAAAGAAAAATGCTTGAAGAGAAACGGTTGCGGCGCTTATATGGCCAGCAGTTTTTATCTTTAATTCCGTCACTTAAGAGTACCAGAGATGGCTGAGCCTTAAAGATTGCTTCAACAATATCATCTTCAACTGATTTTGGATAATATCCACCGTAACGTCCGATTACACGGAGATTACGGAAGGTATCTTTAATATTCTTTTCTGCTTTATTAAGAGTTTTTTTGCTTGATCCAAAAAGATAAAGAGTCTTGTAATGAGCATCAAGAATTGAAAGTATTCTGATTACAGCCTCAAAGGGATTATAACGGACAGGCACATCCTTTTTAAGGAAACGCGCACCTTTAAGAATACTCTTTGAAACAGGAATTATGAGGTCTGCATTTTTTATACACTCAGAATAAACTCCCTTGTGACGGGCCTTTAAGAGATTCCAGATAGATAGAAAAACAATCTGCTTTGTACCTGGTTTTGCAAGTAATT
The Treponema bryantii DNA segment above includes these coding regions:
- a CDS encoding MGH1-like glycoside hydrolase domain-containing protein encodes the protein MNKHDFPKIHFYDQDFVDIYNKTWSWVSSLWINPETGEQDSEGLFIYPEKDKLVINQFESIFSTFFLVYSNRNFDACKNIDYFYERQEASGAIRWKYDVKTNEPVLDKDNKEGVGLPLFAFAEYNLFHKSANKKRIKDVMPALQKYMSWLDEKFKKDNGLYSVPVSASSMTNSPREKVYYPVDFNACMAINASYMSALGDILNDKDISFQYRKMYFSIKTKINSLMWDNASGFYYDLDKDEKQVKVKTIASYWTMLAEIPNADKADLLVEHLNNPKTFGTDHPFPTLSVDNPNFSEDGNGYCGSVMPAFNFMVIKGLEKYAQYEFARECAIRHLYYVLEGLMPNENKQPGDLFEAYMPNKEGRAKINKKDYARSRYLLTAGLSTIALMIENVIGLSISLPRKTVDWIIPNLEIMGIENLSLKRNLITILSNKSSRGWEIQMESEKLYYFTINILDQKKKTLPIPSGKCSMLIDKL
- a CDS encoding YifB family Mg chelatase-like AAA ATPase; translation: MQIYSFSPFGYEGALVTVEVDLRRGIPATDIVGLADGAVKESRERMQAAIRNSGFEYPGERVLISLSPADLKKEGAGFDLPVALGVLGAKAMEDGFSGFIDEPLLVMGELELSGRIRAVKGVHAAVSTAAASGIMRCIVPVQNADEAREIAGVQVYGADSLENAFRAMSDPSFYVARNMENGENMIPPGCIDQDGVFFPKIAPGYEFAELKGQKQLVRALQIAAAGGHNLIAMGAPGCGKTMAIQKFPAINPVLTTDEAQSVTRIWSLAGLIKPSEPLIRIPPFRIPHQTASIEGICGGGPTCRPGEISLAHNGVLFLDEAAEFRSSVLQMLRVPLENGTISLSRAGRTTVYPARFQLLMAVNPCPCGNYGSHSKICLCSLKSIDQYWKKFSAPLLDRVDIRVFVENKAEENCEPEERPGLTTTEEIRTGVARAIKAQRKRQGIKNAQLSPQEILDFCALDTEGRKSLDNATLRYGFSPRAIASCLKVARTIADIAAAKDIAKEHMDEAIDFHKLCSSLPPEL
- the recQ gene encoding DNA helicase RecQ — protein: MCYNNYVKIVATAFEHADPAIVLKTVFGYDSFRPLQKDIITNVLKGHDTLAVMPTGGGKSLCYQLPALILEGLTVVVSPLISLMQDQVSSLETAGIHSAFLNSSLSWEDYCRATDEIKSGEVKIVYVSPEGLATQRIRELLSSDTLKISCITIDEAHCVSQWGHDFRPDYLEIKTIRQLFPKAVMLALTATATEHVRMDICQNLGMKNPKIFISSFNRENIYLEVLPKRNAVELVINCIRKHAGESGIIYCTSRKQVDELAATLDKKGYSVLPYHAGLTDDVRAKNQELFIKDEVQIIVATIAFGMGINKPNVRYVINYDLPKSIEEYYQEIGRAGRDGLPSSALLLYSAQDIHKIRWFFKESVSPEKDEFLLQGMIKYATARGCRRKALLQYFGEVYEPVKDSTCCCDICSAGDIPLQDVTIPAQKLLCCIIRTNERFGAGYVTDVLLGSNNQRIIDNGHDKITTWGIGTEYNKSEWLELTDLLIDEGYIMKTGEYNVLEVTPLGKKFIAARTELKLPMKPEAMRVTKKAVSKVAAEKPAANDTQAEAIINNLKAWRKRKADDLNVPPYVIFGDKTLLDLAAKKPKNRQDLLNIYGIGRMKAEEFGRSILQIIEES
- a CDS encoding sigma-54-dependent transcriptional regulator, which translates into the protein MPEVPDFVRLSLVTKRQDVINFVEAMCSDEMELTIVSAFSELNTSKTTLLLIDASLFNDFNPESLEYGKKYSSFSIFILPPDLSTHVLNYVETNFNYSLSFPINTDYFRAYCFHVINLVETSEKDYNFEKPLNQPVPASFDGLFAGNSNVMQKIRRQILEASCTKEPVLLLGETGTGKTTAAGLIHELSDRGGKEKVAVSVSTIVESLAESAFFGHKKGAFTNADYDHKGHFETADKNSLFVDELGLASLSLQSIFLTFLDTGNFKRIGENIERHADVRMIFATNANLGKMLKNGTFLDALFYRICDHIIRIPPLRSHKEDIREMVRVYLGDDIKITDEAMNRLEAYNWPGNVRELNKCLRDAVKNCNGSLITTDSIEFYDISFPQ
- a CDS encoding WecB/TagA/CpsF family glycosyltransferase — translated: MSIKRISLIGVPVDVIQPENLETEILELLAKPGTKQIVFLSIWNLLKARHKGVYSECIKNADLIIPVSKSILKGARFLKKDVPVRYNPFEAVIRILSILDAHYKTLYLFGSSKKTLNKAEKNIKDTFRNLRVIGRYGGYYPKSVEDDIVEAIFKAQPSLVLLSDGIKDKNCWPYKRRNRFSSSIFLYYKDAFGIFSERVKRVKESTFNKGHEIFVEVLHNPFKIFLLLPYMWYIIVLVWYRLFRKN